The Saccopteryx leptura isolate mSacLep1 chromosome 2, mSacLep1_pri_phased_curated, whole genome shotgun sequence genome has a window encoding:
- the KRT15 gene encoding keratin, type I cytoskeletal 15: MSTTFLQTSSTFGGGSARGGSHWVGGGGFGGGSLYGGGGNRSISASSARFVSSGSGGGYGGGTSFGFGGGAGSGFGGGCRGGFGDFGGGDGGLLSGNEKITMQNLNDRLASYLDKVRALEEANADLEVKIRDWYQKQSPASPERDYSRYFKTMEELRDKILAATIDNSRVILEIDNARLAADDFRLKYENELALRQSVEADINGLRRVLDELTLAKADLEMQIESLNEELAYLKKNHEEEMREFSSQLAGQVNVEMDAAPGVDLTRVLAEMREQYEAIAEKNRRDAEAWFFSKTEELNKEVASSTEMIQTSKTEVTDLRRTLQGLEIELQSQLSMKAGLESSLAETECRYATQLQQIQGLVSGLETQLGELRCEMEGQNQEYKLLLDIKTRLEQEIATYRDLLEGQDARMAGVGTREASLGGGSGSKLRINVEESVDGKVVSSRKGEI, encoded by the exons ATGAGCACCACGTTTCTGCAGACTTCCTCCACCTTTGGGGGTGGCTCTGCCCGGGGGGGTTCCCACTGGGTTGGGGGAGGCGGCTTTGGTGGAGGGAGTCTCTATGGGGGTGGTGGAAACCGAAGCATCTCAGCTTCTTCTGCAAGGTTTGTCTCTTCGGGGTCAGGAGGGGGCTATGGGGGCGGCACAAGCTTCGGCTTCGGTGGAGGGGCTGGTAGTGGTTTCGGTGGAGGCTGCAGAGGTGGCTTTGGTGACTTCGGTGGCGGCGATGGGGGCCTCCTTTCTGGCAATGAGAAGATCACCATGCAGAACCTCAACGATCGCCTGGCCTCCTACCTGGACAAGGTGCGTGCCCTGGAGGAGGCCAACGCCGACCTGGAGGTGAAGATCCGGGACTGGTACCAGAAGCAGAGCCCGGCCAGCCCGGAGCGCGACTACAGCCGCTACTTCAAGACCATGGAGGAGCTCCGGGACAAG ATCCTGGCGGCCACCATCGACAACTCCCGGGTCATCCTGGAGATTGACAACGCCAGGCTGGCTGCGGACGACTTCAGGCTCAA GTATGAGAACGAGCTGGCCCTGCGCCAGAGCGTGGAGGCCGACATCAACGGCCTGCGCCGGGTGCTGGACGAGCTGACCCTGGCCAAGGCCGACCTGGAGATGCAGATCGAGAGCCTGAACGAGGAGCTGGCCTACCTGAAGAAGAACCACGAGGAG GAGATGAGGGAGTTCAGCAGCCAGCTGGCCGGCCAGGTCAACGTGGAGATGGACGCAGCCCCGGGCGTGGACCTGACCCGCGTGCTGGCGGAGATGAGGGAGCAGTACGAGGCCATTGCTGAGAAGAACCGCCGAGATGCGGAGGCCTGGTTCTTCAGCAAG ACGGAGGAGCTGAACAAGGAGGTGGCCTCCAGCACAGAGATGATCCAGACCAGCAAGACAGAGGTCACAGACCTGAGGCGCACCTTGCAGGGGCTGGAGATTGAGCTGCAGTCCCAGCTCAGCATG AAAGCCGGGCTGGAGAGCTCGCTGGCGGAGACGGAGTGCCGCTACGCCACGCAGCTGCAGCAGATCCAGGGGCTCGTCAGCGGCCTGGAGACCCAGCTGGGCGAGCTCCGCTGCGAGATGGAGGGTCAGAACCAGGAGTACAAGCTCCTGCTGGACATCAAGACGCGGCTGGAGCAGGAGATCGCCACCTACCGCGACCTGCTGGAGGGCCAGGATGCCAG gATGGCTGGCGTTGGCACCAGAGAAG CctccctgggaggtggcagtggcAGCAAACTCCGCATCAACGTCGAGGAGTCAGTGGATGGGAAGGTGGTTTCTTCCCGAAAGGGAGAAATCTAA
- the LOC136392154 gene encoding keratin, type I cytoskeletal 13-like: MTCRLQSSSASYGGGFGMGGGRSISTCSNRFVSGGSAGSYGGGMSCGFGGGAGGMSCGFGGGAGGGFGSGFGGAFGGGFGGGFGDFGCGDGGLLTGNEKITMQNLNDRLASYLEKVRALEEANADLEVKIRDWHQKQTPVSPERDYSQYYKTIEDLRDKILAATIENNRVILEIDNARLAADDFRLKYENELALRQSVEADINGLRRVLDELTLAKTDLEMQIESLNEELAYMKKNHEEEMKELGNQVVGQVNVEMDATPGVDLTRVLAEMRAQYEAMAEKNRRDAEEWFNSKSAELNKEVSSNTAMIQTSKTEITELRRTLQGLEIELQSQLSMKAGLESTVAETECRFATQLVQIQELISSMEAQLSDVRADTERQNLEYRQLMDIKSRLEQEIATYRSLLEGQDAKMTGPTSSGGTTTTSSPTAAAPAARRTSDARRT, encoded by the exons ATGACCTGTCGCCTGCAGAGCTCCTCCGCCAGCTATGGAGGTGGTTTCGGGATGGGAGGAGGCCGCAGTATCTCCACCTGCTCCAACCGATTTGTCTCTGGGGGATCAGCTGGGAGCTATGGCGGCGGCATGAGCTGCGGCTTCGGTGGAGGTGCTGGCGGCATGAGCTGCGGCTTCGGTGGAGGTGCTGGTGGTGGCTTTGGGTCTGGCTTCGGAGGTGCCTTCGGCGGGGGTTTCGGTGGTGGCTTTGGTGACTTCGGTTGTGGCGATGGCGGACTCCTCACTGGCAATGAGAAGATCACCATGCAGAACCTCAACGACCGCCTGGCCTCCTACCTGGAGAAAGTGCGCGCCCTGGAGGAGGCCAACGCCGACCTGGAGGTGAAGATCCGGGACTGGCACCAGAAGCAGACCCCGGTCAGCCCGGAGCGTGACTACAGCCAGTACTATAAGACCATCGAGGACCTGCGGGACAAG ATCCTGGCGGCCACCATCGAGAACAACCGGGTCATCCTGGAGATTGACAACGCCAGGCTGGCTGCGGACGACTTCAGGCTCAA gtATGAGAATGAGCTGGCCCTGCGCCAGAGCGTGGAGGCCGACATCAACGGCCTGCGCCGGGTGCTGGACGAGCTGACCCTGGCCAAGACCGACCTGGAGATGCAGATCGAGAGCCTGAACGAGGAGCTGGCCTACATGAAGAAGAACCACGaggag GAGATGAAGGAGCTCGGCAACCAGGTGGTCGGCCAGGTCAATGTGGAGATGGACGCCACCCCAGGCGTGGACCTGACCCGCGTGCTGGCGGAGATGAGGGCGCAGTACGAGGCCATGGCTGAGAAGAACCGCCGAGACGCCGAGGAATGGTTCAATAGCAAG AGCGCAGAGCTGAACAAGGAGGTGTCTTCCAACACTGCCATGATTCAGACCAGCAAGACGGAGATCACGGAGCTCAGGCGGACGCTCCAGGGCCTGGAGATCGAGCTGCAGTCTCAGCTCAGCATG AAAGCCGGGCTGGAGAGCACGGTGGCAGAAACGGAGTGCCGCTTCGCCACGCAGTTGGTACAGATCCAGGAACTGATCAGCAGTATGGAAGCCCAGCTGAGCGATGTGCGTGCTGACACTGAGCGGCAGAACCTGGAGTACAGGCAGCTCATGGACATCAAGTCACGGCTGGAGCAGGAGATCGCCACCTACCGCAGCCTGCTCGAGGGCCAGGATGCCAA GATGACTGGCCCCACTTCATCAGGAG GAACCACCACTACAAGCAGCCCCACGGCTGCTGCCCCCGCTGCTCGCCGCACTTCAGACGCCCGTCGGACTTAA
- the KRT19 gene encoding keratin, type I cytoskeletal 19 — protein MTSYSYRQSSASSSFGGLSGGAMRFGAGGAYRAPSIHGGSGGRGVSMSSARFVSSSSSGGYGGGYMGIQAGSDGLLVGNEKVTMQNLNDRLASYLDKVRALEAANGDLEVKIRDWYQKQGPGPARDYSHYYQTIEELRDKILGATIENSKIVLQIDNARLAADDFRTKFETEQALRLSVEADINGLRKVLDELTLARSDLEMQIEGLKEELAYLKKNHEEEISALRVQVGGQVSVEVDSAPGIDLAKILSDMRSQYEVMAEKNRKDAEAWFTSQSEELNREVAGHTEQLQISKTEVTDLRRTLQSLEIELQSQLSMKAALEGTLAETEARFGAQLAQIQALISSIEAQLSDVRADTERQNLEYQQLMDIKTRLEQEIATYRSLLEGQDAYYSNLSTGKTA, from the exons ATGACTTCCTACAGCTATCGCCAGTCGTCTGCTTCCTCGTCCTTCGGGGGCCTGAGCGGTGGCGCCATGCGCTTTGGAGCGGGAGGCGCCTACCGCGCGCCTAGCATCCACGGGGGCTCCGGCGGCCGTGGCGTGTCGATGTCCTCCGCCCGCTTCGTGTCCTCGTCCTCTTCTGGGGGCTACGGCGGCGGCTATATGGGCATCCAGGCCGGGTCCGACGGGCTTCTGGTGGGCAACGAGAAGGTGACCATGCAGAACCTCAACGACCGCCTGGCCTCCTACCTGGACAAGGTGCGCGCCCTGGAGGCGGCCAACGGCGACCTAGAGGTGAAGATCCGGGACTGGTACCAGAAGCAGGGGCCTGGGCCCGCCCGCGACTACAGCCACTACTACCAGACCATCGAGGAGCTGCGGGACAAG ATTCTTGGTGCCACCATCGAGAACTCCAAGATTGTCCTGCAGATTGATAATGCCCGTCTGGCTGCGGATGACTTCCGAACCAA GTTCGAGACAGAGCAGGCCCTGCGCCTGAGCGTGGAGGCCGACATCAACGGCCTGCGCAAGGTGCTGGACGAGCTGACCCTGGCTAGATCTGACCTGGAGATGCAGATCGAAGGCTTGAAGGAAGAGCTGGCCTATCTGAAGAAGAACCACGAGGAG GAAATCAGTGCTCTGAGGGTCCAGGTGGGTGGCCAGGTCAGTGTGGAGGTGGATTCCGCTCCCGGCATTGACCTAGCCAAGATCCTGAGTGACATGAGAAGCCAGTATGAGGTCATGGCTGAGAAGAACCGGAAGGATGCTGAAGCCTGGTTCACCAGCCAG TCGGAAGAGCTGAACCGGGAGGTCGCTGGCCACACGGAGCAACTGCAGATTAGCAAGACGGAGGTCACTGACCTGCGCCGCACCCTCCAGAGTCTGGAGATCGAGCTGCAGTCTCAGCTCAGCATG AAAGCTGCCCTGGAAGGCACGCTGGCGGAAACAGAGGCTCGCTTTGGAGCCCAGCTGGCACAGATCCAGGCGTTGATCAGCAGCATCGAAGCCCAGCTGAGCGACGTGCGCGCTGACACTGAGCGGCAGAACCTGGAGTACCAGCAGCTCATGGACATCAAGACGCGACTGGAGCAGGAGATCGCCACCTACCGCAGCCTGCTCGAGGGCCAGGATGCCTACTACAGCAACCTGTCCACCGGCAAGACTGCCTGA